The following are encoded in a window of Halorubrum sp. PV6 genomic DNA:
- a CDS encoding ArsR family transcriptional regulator, producing MSETDTGAADAGPFAEQQRLFKLLSQDTRHLIIQELLGHRAHLMSLAELEYMTGKSQAAIKDQLETLIDAGLLARYTYDPSEGKRDLPSQFYGFTERGVEVLHDYKYLRGLPVARALYENTRKTEKIERHESAPRPELPDAVAEALEFDEPDLDAVDSGPPR from the coding sequence ATGAGCGAAACCGACACTGGTGCGGCCGATGCAGGGCCGTTCGCGGAACAGCAGCGGCTGTTCAAGCTGCTGTCCCAGGACACACGCCATCTCATCATCCAGGAGCTGCTGGGCCATCGCGCCCATTTGATGTCGCTCGCCGAACTCGAGTATATGACTGGGAAGAGTCAGGCGGCCATCAAAGACCAGTTGGAGACGTTGATCGACGCCGGGCTCCTCGCACGCTACACGTACGATCCAAGCGAGGGAAAACGTGATCTCCCCTCCCAGTTCTACGGATTTACCGAGCGGGGCGTCGAGGTCCTCCACGACTACAAGTATCTCCGCGGCCTCCCGGTCGCACGCGCTCTCTACGAAAACACGCGTAAGACCGAGAAAATCGAGCGCCACGAATCAGCGCCCCGTCCGGAGCTTCCGGATGCCGTCGCGGAAGCCCTCGAGTTCGACGAGCCCGATCTCGACGCCGTCGATAGTGGTCCACCCCGATAG
- a CDS encoding orc1/cdc6 family replication initiation protein, protein MGTDDSDDSAEEPRPSEDEPTAQAELSSTSQSEPSRQSSSSHITNGDSQPEDETDSEKPSQSIEDMLLEFDDQDGLIRDRALLDPNYVVEEDRIVGRDKQLQEVTKMLRVALGDNRPPNLFLYGPSGTGKSLITKAVCHNISRICESRDIQFGTVEVNCQDLDTLGIAVYELVQQAADAAGVPVEVPKHGVATKEKWDELYRIVNEHFDSVVFVLDELDMLVGRRDKQEPAFSRLLYQLSRAGANDELDAYISVVAISNDTKMMESVGSRAVSSFTPEDVHFDDYDANQLQAILRRRQDAFHDDVVDDDVIPLAAAFAAQTHGDARKAIDLMRVAGELAEREGDSRVREKHVRTAQEKVEKNRVLEVVRGISTQKKLCLYATAAVASQTGGGTARSTTGYRVYQYLTDAIGADQYHQETYVNKMKELTTYSLVDFERRSHGPSSGMFLEFQFGEHPETILETLREDSRIEAIFEDEVTSVVKAQIRNQT, encoded by the coding sequence ATGGGTACTGACGACTCCGATGATTCCGCAGAGGAACCGAGACCATCGGAGGACGAACCGACGGCTCAAGCTGAGCTGTCGAGTACGTCGCAGTCGGAGCCATCGCGACAGTCCTCATCGTCTCACATCACAAATGGAGACTCACAACCCGAGGATGAGACTGACTCCGAGAAGCCATCGCAGTCGATCGAGGACATGCTCCTCGAGTTCGACGATCAGGACGGGCTGATTCGGGACCGAGCGCTACTCGATCCCAATTATGTTGTTGAAGAGGACCGCATCGTGGGTCGCGACAAGCAACTCCAAGAGGTCACCAAGATGCTTCGAGTTGCGCTTGGCGACAATCGACCACCGAACCTATTTCTCTACGGACCATCTGGAACGGGCAAATCGTTAATCACGAAGGCTGTTTGCCATAATATTAGTCGTATCTGTGAGAGCCGTGATATCCAGTTCGGCACTGTTGAAGTGAACTGCCAGGATCTGGATACGCTCGGTATTGCCGTGTATGAACTTGTTCAGCAGGCTGCCGACGCGGCAGGTGTCCCTGTCGAGGTTCCGAAACACGGTGTGGCGACGAAGGAGAAGTGGGACGAGCTCTATCGAATTGTCAACGAGCACTTCGACTCCGTTGTGTTCGTCCTCGATGAACTGGACATGCTCGTCGGCCGGCGAGACAAACAAGAGCCTGCATTTTCACGACTGCTGTATCAACTCTCCCGAGCTGGGGCAAACGACGAGTTGGACGCGTATATTTCGGTCGTTGCCATCTCAAACGACACGAAGATGATGGAGTCTGTCGGGAGCCGCGCTGTCAGTTCGTTTACGCCCGAAGACGTCCATTTTGACGACTACGACGCGAACCAACTCCAAGCAATTCTTCGACGTCGTCAAGATGCGTTCCATGACGACGTTGTCGACGATGACGTGATTCCACTCGCAGCGGCATTCGCAGCACAGACGCATGGTGACGCTAGGAAGGCGATCGATCTCATGCGGGTCGCCGGCGAATTAGCTGAACGTGAAGGTGACAGTCGCGTTCGTGAGAAACACGTCCGCACCGCACAGGAAAAGGTCGAGAAGAATCGGGTGTTGGAGGTCGTCCGCGGCATCAGTACACAAAAGAAGCTCTGTCTATACGCAACCGCAGCAGTCGCTTCTCAAACCGGGGGCGGGACCGCCAGGAGTACGACCGGCTATCGCGTGTATCAGTATCTGACTGACGCAATCGGCGCCGATCAGTACCACCAAGAAACGTACGTGAATAAGATGAAAGAACTCACGACGTATTCGCTGGTCGACTTCGAGCGACGGAGTCACGGTCCCAGCTCTGGGATGTTCCTCGAGTTCCAATTTGGAGAACACCCAGAGACGATTCTCGAAACACTTCGAGAAGATTCGCGTATTGAGGCGATTTTTGAGGATGAGGTCACCTCTGTCGTCAAAGCGCAGATCCGTAATCAGACGTAG